Proteins from one Panthera leo isolate Ple1 chromosome D1, P.leo_Ple1_pat1.1, whole genome shotgun sequence genomic window:
- the LOC122200999 gene encoding phospholipase A and acyltransferase 3-like isoform X1, protein MSCGHGSGDLLGASFSIICSVLSSKAVVRLELLRDVVGHCRYRVNNRLDPKYKPRPVNVIIYSAKKKIGEEMEYRLLGKNCEHFVTDLRYGVPHSRQVRPSLGPALSPWRSAAGLGVTRLCGQRGASPRPTGWESGRPSSNLGSASDLLRVFGHVAVSLVLSFPMCRRSWMEDLWRPASLTF, encoded by the exons ATGAGCTGTGGCCATGGCTCAG GTGACCTCCTGGGGGCCAGCTTCTCCATCATCTGCTCCGTTCTGAGCAGCAAGGCGGTGGTGAGACTAGAGCTCCTGCGGGACGTGGTGGGGCACTGCCGCTATAGGGTCAACAACCGCTTGGACCCCAAGTACAAACCACGGCCTGTGAACGTGATCATCTATTCTGCGAAGAAGAAGATTGGTGAGGAGATGGAGTACAGGCTTCTGGGCAAGAACTGTGAGCATTTTGTCACCGATCTGAGATACGGTGTGCCCCACAGCAGGCAGGTAAGACCCTCTTTGGGGCCAGCCCTCTCCCCCTGGAGGTCTGCTGCGGGGCTGGGGGTGACCAGGCTGTGTGGCCAGAGGGGAGCCTCACCACGACCCACCGGCTGGGAGTCGGGCCGTCCGAGCTCAAATCTCGGATCCGCTTCTGATCTGCTGAGGGTCTTTGGACACGTCGCTgtctctctggtcctcagtttccccatgtgtagGAGGAGTTGGATGGAGGACCTCTGGAGGCCTGCCAGTCTGACCTTCTAG
- the LOC122200999 gene encoding phospholipase A and acyltransferase 4-like isoform X2, with amino-acid sequence MGCSPRPSSSPRPFSASVLASPVAPRDVSPTPGDLLGASFSIICSVLSSKAVVRLELLRDVVGHCRYRVNNRLDPKYKPRPVNVIIYSAKKKIGEEMEYRLLGKNCEHFVTDLRYGVPHSRQVEHTLIGGGVSLGLGILGMVGYSLVKT; translated from the exons ATGGGGTGCTCCCCTCGGCCTTCTTCCTCGCCccgccccttctctgcctccGTCTTGGCTTCCCCAGTGGCTCCCCGTGACGTGTCTCCGACTCCAGGTGACCTCCTGGGGGCCAGCTTCTCCATCATCTGCTCCGTTCTGAGCAGCAAGGCGGTGGTGAGACTAGAGCTCCTGCGGGACGTGGTGGGGCACTGCCGCTATAGGGTCAACAACCGCTTGGACCCCAAGTACAAACCACGGCCTGTGAACGTGATCATCTATTCTGCGAAGAAGAAGATTGGTGAGGAGATGGAGTACAGGCTTCTGGGCAAGAACTGTGAGCATTTTGTCACCGATCTGAGATACGGTGTGCCCCACAGCAGGCAG GTGGAACATACCCTGATTGGAGGAGGGGTGTCCCTGGGACTCGGCATTCTGGGCATGGTTGGCTACTCGCTTGTGAAGACATGA